The genomic stretch CGGCAGCGTTACCCTCAATGCCGGCAGCTCTTCCGACGCCGATGGCAAGATCGTTCGCTATATATGGTCCAAGGTTTCCGGCCCCAACGCCGGCGCCATTACCACCCCGGTATCCACCGATGGTAAGACCACCGTTACCGGCCTGAGCACAGCCGGCACTTATGTTTACAATGTGAAAGTGGTGGACGACCGTGCCGACTGGACCGAGGCCAGCGTGACCATCACTGTCAACAGCGGTGGCGCCAACGTAGCCCCCGTAGCCAATGCCGGTGCAGACCAGACCATCACCTTACCCGCCAATACCGCTACACTCAACGGCTCCGGCTCCAGGGATTCCGACGGCAGCATCGCCTCCTACGCCTGGACTAAAGTGAGTGGCCCCACAGGCGGCGCTATCACCAGCGCCAGCGCTGTATCCACCACCGTTACCGGACTGATAGCAGGCACTTATGTTTTCCGCCTCACCGTGAAAGACAATGTCAACGCTACCGGTACTGATGATGTGACCATCACGGTCAAAACAACGGCCGACAATCCCCTGGCATCCAAAGTCTCCGCAGGTAGCGATCAAAGCATCACCCTGCCCACCAATAGCATCTCCCTCAACGGTTCCGGTTCCACCGATACCAGGGGCGAGATCAAAAAGTACGAATGGGCCAAGATCAGCGGACCCACCGCCGGCGCCATCACTTCTATCAATGCCGTGATCACCACCGTTACCGGCCTGGTAGAAGGTACCTACAAGTTCCGCCTGACTATCTGGGATAACAGCTGGACGCCCTATTCCGATACCATCCAGGTGATCGTGAACAAAGGCGCCACCGTGGTAGACAGGCCCGCTATTCCCAATGCAGGCGCGGATATCACCATCACGCTGCCCACCAACAGCACTACGCTGAACGGTTCCGCTTCCACTGACCCTGACGGTCCCATCCAGGCTTACCGCTGGAGATGGATCAGCGGCCCCACTCAGCATACCATTGCCAACAGCACCGCTGTGACCACCGCCCTCACCAACCTGGTGGAAGGCACTTACAGCTTTGAACTGATGGTCTGGGGTGATACCTATACCCCTGTTGCAGACACTGTGAAAGTGACCGTGAAAGCAGCAGCCCCCACCACCGGCAACCAGCATGTGATTGTAAAGGCAGGCGCTGATATCACCCTGACCCTGCCCAGCAACAGCACCACCCTGAACGGCGCTGACACCTATGATCCCGATGGTCCCGTAAAGGCCTGGAAATGGAGATGGATCAGCGGCCCCACCACCTATACTATTGCCAATGCAGCCGTAGCCACTACCGCCCTTACCAACCTGGTAGCGGGTGTGTACAGCTTTGAGCTGATGGCCTGGGGCGATACCTGGGATCCCCGCGCAGATACTATCAAAGTAACTGTCCTGGCGGCAGGCAGCAACAATGGCGGCACAGGCGGCACCACTACCGGTAAAGTAGCCAACGCCGGCGCTGATCAGTTGCTGAAACTCCCCGTAAACAGCACTACCCTGGACGGCTCTGCTTCTACAGATCCCAAAGGCGCTGTGAAAAGCTATGAGTGGACCAAGATCAGCGGCGCCTGGTCAGTGAATATTGCCAGCCCCCGTTCGGCCAAAACAACCGTTTCCGGCCTGGCACAGGGTATCACTACTTTCCGCCTGACCGTGTATGATAACAGCAATATCGCTTCCTATGATACCGTGTCCATTGCTGTGGGCTCCGGCACTACCAAACCAGCCACCATCGCCAATGCAGGCCCGGATATTGCCATCACGCTGCCTACCAACAGCGCTTCGCTGAATGGTTCGGCTTCCGTTGATCCGGCAGGTTCCATCAAGGCTTACCAATGGAAATACCTGGCTGGCCCCGCTAAGTACACTATTGCCAGTCCCACCGCTGCTATCAGCGCCCTGACCAACCTGGTAGAAGGTATGTACGCCTTTGAGCTGATGGTCTGGAACAACTCCTGGACACCCAGCGCTGATACCATCCTGGTAGTTGTATCTGCTGTGAAGACCACCACTACAGCAGCTGCTGCCACCGGTATGCAGACCCTGGCTGCCACCGCTCCGCTGGAAATGATCAGCGTGGAAGCCACTGTTAATGAACAGCTGTCCCTCTACCCCAACCCGGTGAAGGACGTGCTGAATATTAAGACTGTCAGCAAAGACAATGGCAACAGCATTATCTCTGTCTATGACGCTACCGGCAGACTGCTGCGCAAAACAGGCTTCCTGAAGAGCCAGTCTACCCAGGTGCAGACCATTACTGTGAACGACCTGAAACCTGGTGTTTATCACCTGGAAGTGGTCATCGACAATAAAACAAGATTCACATCCAAATTCCTGAAACACTAAAAAAAGTCCACCATCCTATAAAAGGCCACGAGCCCATCCCTGAAAAGCGATGGGCTCTCTTTTTTGTACAGCTTTTTGTCTGGGGACGAACCTATGGGATGCAAAAGTTTTTTCGGGACGCGCCGGGGTTTGTGTAGTTTTTTGTTTGGGGACGAACCAGGGATTGCAGCAATTTTTTCGGACACACCGGGGTTTGGGCAGTTTTTTGTCTGGGGACGAACCTATGGAGGCTGACGAGCAATCTTTGTAGCTGCAACACTACGGGCGAAGGCCACCAACTGTTGCAGGTATACTTACAGCTTGCGGCTTGCGCAAGTCTCCGGCAGCCGCTAAACCAGCCACAGCCAACATTTTCAGCACAGCGCAAAAGTTTTACTTCGCCTGGCAACAGGGCAGGCAACACAGGCTCCCGCAGGCATAATCTCACATGCCTGTAAGCTTGAGGATCACCATAATTTTTTGCTGACTTACCCTACCAGGGGATGGCCGTTAAATTCTTTGAGCG from Candidatus Pseudobacter hemicellulosilyticus encodes the following:
- a CDS encoding PKD domain-containing protein produces the protein MRNFLMGLLGVLMTVTAAAQQVATGLTAANGDYLGFYKYTPTDYNSNTSTKYPLIIFLHGGGEKGNGTTELARIATVGGTPPRILADGGNMDFTWNGKKESFIVLSPQCPSKYGWWQNWMVDEIYNYAIKNLRVDPNRIYLTGLSMGGGGTWQYVGSSLANAQKFAAIGISCGACSSGSNFANIANANLPTWAFHAKDDTDVPYTCTVAHVDKIKASNPAVQPYMTLWPDGLHYIWGRVYDQGYTWQNPNLYEWFLGQDKSKPVNKRPTANPGGAQTILTGTGSVTLNAGSSSDADGKIVRYIWSKVSGPNAGAITTPVSTDGKTTVTGLSTAGTYVYNVKVVDDRADWTEASVTITVNSGGANVAPVANAGADQTITLPANTATLNGSGSRDSDGSIASYAWTKVSGPTGGAITSASAVSTTVTGLIAGTYVFRLTVKDNVNATGTDDVTITVKTTADNPLASKVSAGSDQSITLPTNSISLNGSGSTDTRGEIKKYEWAKISGPTAGAITSINAVITTVTGLVEGTYKFRLTIWDNSWTPYSDTIQVIVNKGATVVDRPAIPNAGADITITLPTNSTTLNGSASTDPDGPIQAYRWRWISGPTQHTIANSTAVTTALTNLVEGTYSFELMVWGDTYTPVADTVKVTVKAAAPTTGNQHVIVKAGADITLTLPSNSTTLNGADTYDPDGPVKAWKWRWISGPTTYTIANAAVATTALTNLVAGVYSFELMAWGDTWDPRADTIKVTVLAAGSNNGGTGGTTTGKVANAGADQLLKLPVNSTTLDGSASTDPKGAVKSYEWTKISGAWSVNIASPRSAKTTVSGLAQGITTFRLTVYDNSNIASYDTVSIAVGSGTTKPATIANAGPDIAITLPTNSASLNGSASVDPAGSIKAYQWKYLAGPAKYTIASPTAAISALTNLVEGMYAFELMVWNNSWTPSADTILVVVSAVKTTTTAAAATGMQTLAATAPLEMISVEATVNEQLSLYPNPVKDVLNIKTVSKDNGNSIISVYDATGRLLRKTGFLKSQSTQVQTITVNDLKPGVYHLEVVIDNKTRFTSKFLKH